The nucleotide sequence CGGATGCCATCCTGCACGTACTGGCCCGCGACATGGGCCACCTCGAGACCGCCCTCGAACGCATCAGATCGAGTGCCGACATCGAACGCAGCGAAAGCGTCGTCGTGCTGTCGAACCTGATCGACCGGATGAGGCCCCAACCCTAAGCGGCGTGCAGCATCGTCTCGATGACCACTGCCGCGCCGCGGGTGGCGGCCGTGATCGCCAGCGTCACCCAGTCCCCCAGTTTCGGCCGCGTGGGGTTCGCCGACAGCTGACCGGTGCCACCGCGCGCGGTGATCGCGTCGCCCATCTCGTCCGCGCGGCGCAACGTCACGGTGATCGCCGCCGCCAGCAGGTCGATCACTTCCATCCCGCGCCGCTGCCGGCGCGCCTTGCGCGTCACCGGCATCGGTCTGGGCCTCAGCCGGCGGGCAGCGTAGAGCACCTGAAATTCGTCGATGAGCATCGGAAAAGCGCGCAGCGCCAGCGCCAGAACCACCGCCCATTCGTCAACCGGGATCCGCAGCAGCCGCAGGGGCCGGCCCAGAGTCGCTACGGCGGGCCCGATTTCGGCGACATTGGTGGTCCAGGAAACCATCGCCCCCAACGCGAGCAGCACGATCGACAGCGCGGTGATCCGCAAGAAATTCAACGCTCCGCCCAGGCCGAGCTCGACGCCGCCGACCGAGACCATCGGATCACCGCCGGCCAACGCAGCCGTCAGCCCACCAAACGCGAGGACGACAAAAAGCCAGCGCGGCATCGATGGCACCGCACCGCGAGGAATGTGCGCG is from Mycobacterium marinum and encodes:
- a CDS encoding energy-coupling factor transporter transmembrane component T family protein, with amino-acid sequence MTVPSPSASATPEPGSRRAARPVVLLVPVPRGSAIHDLWAGTKLLVVFAISVLLTFYPGWVTIGLMAALVLVAAWIAHIPRGAVPSMPRWLFVVLAFGGLTAALAGGDPMVSVGGVELGLGGALNFLRITALSIVLLALGAMVSWTTNVAEIGPAVATLGRPLRLLRIPVDEWAVVLALALRAFPMLIDEFQVLYAARRLRPRPMPVTRKARRQRRGMEVIDLLAAAITVTLRRADEMGDAITARGGTGQLSANPTRPKLGDWVTLAITAATRGAAVVIETMLHAA